A region of Acidisarcina sp. DNA encodes the following proteins:
- a CDS encoding FtsX-like permease family protein, with the protein MSFELFIAARYLRAKRRQAVVGVITVISILGVAAGVASLIIALAITNGMRRDLQARLLGSTAHVELMRVQSDGIRDWRPLTERLRQLKHVTAAAPGLYGQVLISRGARSGGVLVKGILPEQERTVSDLLDKVTAGSTQPLEQADAPLTAEDQPGNRSEPPLVIGYDLADTLDVKVGSSVMVTSPQGELTPLGIVPKYQRFRVVGIFHSGFYQYDSSMAFLRLKDAQALFGEPDLVSVISFKVDDLYHADRVGKEIEAAAGPGFLTTNWMEQNRELFRALRLEQIVTFIVIGLIVCVAALNILIALTMMVMEKTRDIAVLMSFGVQPAQIRRIFLLQGLLISVLGTAIGLALGYSLSWIGGHYRFIHLSAEVYSIDYLPFAARWIDGLIVAVVSLSVSLLATLYPSASAARIAPAEALRYE; encoded by the coding sequence ATGTCTTTTGAACTCTTTATTGCGGCGCGATATCTGCGAGCCAAGCGGCGGCAGGCGGTGGTCGGAGTCATCACCGTCATCTCCATCCTGGGAGTAGCGGCGGGAGTCGCCTCGCTCATCATCGCTCTCGCCATCACCAATGGAATGCGCCGCGATCTGCAGGCCCGCCTGCTCGGTTCCACCGCCCACGTTGAACTGATGCGCGTGCAGAGCGATGGCATCCGCGACTGGCGGCCACTGACCGAGCGGCTCCGGCAATTGAAGCATGTCACCGCCGCCGCACCCGGACTCTATGGCCAGGTTCTCATCTCCCGCGGAGCCCGCTCGGGAGGCGTGCTGGTCAAGGGCATTCTGCCCGAGCAGGAACGCACGGTCAGCGACCTGCTCGACAAGGTGACGGCAGGCAGCACCCAGCCGCTGGAGCAGGCAGACGCACCCCTGACAGCCGAAGACCAGCCCGGCAACCGCAGCGAACCGCCGCTGGTGATCGGCTACGATCTGGCCGATACTCTCGATGTAAAGGTGGGCTCGTCGGTGATGGTGACCAGCCCTCAGGGCGAGCTCACGCCATTAGGCATCGTGCCGAAGTACCAGCGTTTTCGCGTGGTGGGCATCTTTCACTCCGGCTTCTACCAATACGACTCCAGTATGGCGTTTCTGCGCTTAAAAGACGCGCAGGCTCTCTTTGGAGAGCCAGACCTCGTATCCGTTATCTCCTTTAAGGTGGATGATCTGTACCACGCCGACCGTGTTGGCAAAGAGATCGAGGCAGCGGCGGGCCCCGGCTTCCTGACGACCAACTGGATGGAGCAGAACCGCGAGCTCTTCCGTGCCCTGCGTCTGGAGCAGATTGTCACCTTTATCGTCATCGGCCTGATTGTCTGCGTGGCTGCGCTCAATATCCTCATCGCCCTGACCATGATGGTGATGGAGAAGACGCGCGACATCGCTGTCCTGATGTCCTTTGGCGTTCAGCCGGCGCAGATCCGGCGCATCTTCCTGTTGCAGGGATTGCTGATCAGCGTGCTGGGAACCGCGATTGGCCTGGCCCTGGGATACTCCCTGTCCTGGATCGGCGGGCACTACCGCTTCATCCATCTCTCTGCCGAGGTCTATTCCATCGACTATCTTCCCTTCGCTGCGCGCTGGATCGATGGCTTGATTGTTGCCGTCGTCTCGCTCTCCGTATCGCTGCTGGCCACGCTCTACCCCTCGGCCTCCGCAGCGCGAATTGCACCCGCGGAAGCGCTCCGCTACGAATAG